A genome region from Triticum aestivum cultivar Chinese Spring chromosome 2B, IWGSC CS RefSeq v2.1, whole genome shotgun sequence includes the following:
- the LOC123039886 gene encoding uncharacterized protein, with protein MAAKREASVAGQLLVVALTIVVVVTPSSMPVARGEAKAACLSEYSKLCGKDEKKDAACATMVEKACGTEPNSVAFIERLFAELATVGQKKRESNTQPTSGGQDALNGSVDKHGGCPGNKTVYAFSSHCAVDCDMACKDPACSNRCYIDCPYTAARFGYIMATPANKKAIDQDMDCFKRCAKEKDATNDKCLVSCKLISPALVSAPPHAT; from the coding sequence ATGGCCGCCAAGCGTGAGGCTAGCGTTGCCGGGCAGCTGCTCGTCGTCGCCCTCACCATAGTGGTGGTGGTGACCCCATCATCCATGCCGGTGGCCAGGGGGGAGGCGAAGGCCGCTTGCCTCAGCGAGTACTCCAAGCTCTGCGGCAAAGACGAGAAGAAGGACGCGGCGTGCGCCACCATGGTCGAGAAGGCCTGCGGCACCGAGCCCAACAGCGTGGCCTTCATCGAGCGCTTGTTTGCCGAGCTCGCCACGGTCGGCCAAAAGAAGCGCGAGTCCAACACCCAGCCCACGTCCGGGGGGCAGGACGCCCTGAACGGGTCCGTCGACAAGCATGGCGGCTGCCCCGGCAACAAGACGGTCTATGCATTCTCCTCCCATTGCGCCGTGGACTGCGACATGGCATGCAAGGATCCTGCTTGCTCCAACCGCTGCTACATCGACTGCCCCTACACGGCCGCCAGGTTCGGCTACATCATGGCCACCCCGGCCAACAAGAAGGCCATCGACCAAGACATGGACTGCTTCAAGCGTTGCGCAAAGGAGAAGGATGCCACGAATGACAAGTGCCTTGTTTCATGCAAGCTCATTTCTCCTGCCCTCGTCTCCGCCCCGCCCCATGCCACTTGA